The following coding sequences lie in one Nonomuraea muscovyensis genomic window:
- a CDS encoding arsenate reductase ArsC, with product MPSVLFVCVHNAGRSQMAAGWLTHLAGDRIEVRSAGSAPAETINPVAVEAMREVGIDIAAARPKVLTTDAVQASDVVITMGCGDACPIFPGKRYEDWKLDDPAGQGIEAVRPIRDEIRARVEKLIKELA from the coding sequence ATGCCTAGCGTCCTGTTCGTCTGCGTCCACAACGCCGGCCGTTCCCAGATGGCCGCCGGCTGGCTCACCCACCTGGCCGGCGACCGCATCGAGGTGCGCTCCGCCGGCTCCGCCCCCGCCGAGACGATCAACCCCGTAGCCGTCGAGGCCATGCGCGAGGTCGGCATCGACATCGCCGCCGCCCGGCCGAAGGTCCTCACCACCGACGCCGTCCAGGCCAGCGACGTGGTCATCACCATGGGCTGCGGCGACGCCTGCCCGATCTTCCCCGGCAAGCGGTACGAGGACTGGAAACTCGACGACCCCGCCGGCCAGGGCATCGAGGCCGTCCGCCCGATCCGCGACGAGATCCGCGCCCGCGTCGAGAAGCTGATCAAGGAACTGGCCTAG
- a CDS encoding ArsO family NAD(P)H-dependent flavin-containing monooxygenase has translation MTGHPRAVDVLVIGGGQAGLAAGYYLRRAKADFVILDAQERPGGAWRHAWPSLRLFSPAQYSSLPGRMMPAPPGGGYPSAEDTVAYLTDYEQRYDLPVIRPVTVRAVRRGGDRLLVDTGAGTWRARVVISATGTWWRPYVPYYPGIRGFRGEQLHTVDYRGPEPFRGRRVVIVGGANSGAQILAEVSTVADTTWVTQRPPRLLPDELDGRALFALATRRAEGGAGIGDLGDIVVVPPVREARDRGVLKAEPMFSRITAEGVAWPDGTSLACDAIIWCTGFRPALGHLAPLRLRGPDGRIPVEGTRAIGEPRLHLLGYGDWTGPASATLIGAGRTARETVAEIMRSGPA, from the coding sequence ATGACCGGACATCCGCGCGCGGTCGATGTCCTGGTCATCGGCGGCGGCCAGGCGGGCCTGGCGGCCGGCTACTACCTGCGCCGCGCCAAGGCCGACTTCGTCATCCTCGACGCCCAGGAGCGGCCAGGCGGAGCGTGGCGGCACGCCTGGCCGTCGCTGCGGCTGTTCTCGCCCGCGCAATACAGCTCGCTGCCCGGCCGGATGATGCCCGCCCCGCCCGGCGGCGGCTACCCCAGTGCCGAGGACACCGTCGCCTACCTCACCGACTACGAACAGCGCTACGACCTGCCCGTGATCCGCCCTGTCACCGTCCGCGCGGTACGGCGGGGCGGCGACCGCCTGCTGGTGGACACCGGCGCGGGCACCTGGCGGGCCCGCGTCGTGATCAGCGCGACCGGCACCTGGTGGCGCCCGTACGTCCCGTACTACCCCGGCATCCGCGGCTTCCGGGGCGAGCAACTCCACACGGTCGACTACCGAGGCCCGGAGCCGTTCCGCGGCCGACGCGTGGTGATCGTCGGCGGCGCCAACTCCGGCGCCCAGATCCTCGCCGAGGTTTCCACCGTCGCCGACACCACCTGGGTCACCCAGCGCCCGCCCCGCCTGCTGCCCGACGAACTCGACGGCCGGGCCCTTTTCGCCCTGGCCACGCGACGGGCCGAGGGCGGAGCCGGCATCGGCGACCTGGGCGACATCGTGGTCGTCCCGCCCGTCCGCGAAGCGCGCGACCGCGGCGTCCTCAAGGCCGAACCCATGTTCAGCCGGATCACCGCCGAAGGCGTCGCCTGGCCCGACGGCACCAGCCTGGCCTGCGACGCCATCATCTGGTGCACCGGCTTCCGCCCCGCCCTCGGCCACCTGGCCCCGCTACGGCTGCGCGGTCCCGACGGCCGCATCCCGGTCGAGGGCACCCGCGCCATCGGCGAACCCCGCCTGCACCTGCTCGGCTACGGCGACTGGACCGGCCCCGCCTCCGCCACCCTCATCGGCGCGGGCCGCACGGCTCGTGAGACGGTCGCGGAGATCATGAGGTCGGGGCCTGCGTAG
- a CDS encoding MFS transporter, whose translation MSSTAETAASRMRGGGQPRSGHGRRIVAALAVTQTIGYGVLYYAFSVFLAPMARDLHASKPQIAAALTLSILIAALCAPLVGRRLDARGGRGLMTAGSILGAVAVLAWSRVESLWQLYAVFAAMGVACSMVLYESAFAVIVGWFDGPARERGRAGALLALTVVAGFASSIFLPLTGLLVEWYGWRQALVVLALVYGVAAIPLHALVLRRRTHAKHETATAEVRAGIVKAAIRRRPFWLLVLAFTAHGGAAAVMAVLLITYLIHLGHSPVLAATLAGLLGVLSVTGRLLTTGLQRRLPAALIAAAIFALQGVAVLLLPLVGRTVPGAVGCVLGFGLGFGIASITLPHLLVGRYGTAAYASLSGRIAVFSVADKALAPLGAVALAQAVGSVWVMGAVATACAIAALALAAYHRV comes from the coding sequence GTGAGCTCCACCGCCGAGACCGCCGCCTCGCGGATGAGGGGCGGCGGTCAGCCGCGTTCCGGCCACGGCCGGCGGATCGTCGCCGCGCTGGCCGTCACCCAGACCATCGGGTACGGCGTGCTCTACTACGCCTTCTCCGTCTTCCTCGCACCGATGGCCCGCGACCTGCACGCCAGCAAGCCCCAGATCGCCGCCGCGCTCACCCTGTCGATCCTGATCGCCGCCCTGTGCGCGCCGCTGGTCGGCCGCCGGCTGGATGCCCGCGGCGGCCGTGGGCTCATGACCGCCGGATCGATTCTCGGCGCGGTCGCCGTGCTGGCCTGGTCGCGGGTGGAGAGCCTGTGGCAGCTGTACGCGGTGTTCGCCGCGATGGGCGTCGCCTGCTCGATGGTGCTCTACGAGTCGGCCTTCGCCGTCATCGTCGGCTGGTTCGACGGCCCGGCCAGGGAACGCGGCCGGGCAGGCGCCCTGCTGGCGCTGACTGTCGTGGCCGGCTTCGCCTCCTCGATCTTCCTGCCGCTCACCGGGCTGCTGGTGGAGTGGTACGGCTGGCGGCAGGCCCTGGTCGTCCTGGCGCTGGTCTACGGCGTGGCCGCGATCCCCCTGCACGCGCTCGTCCTGCGCCGCCGTACCCACGCCAAGCACGAGACCGCCACGGCAGAGGTGCGTGCCGGCATCGTCAAGGCCGCCATCCGCCGGCGGCCGTTCTGGCTGCTGGTGCTCGCCTTCACCGCCCACGGCGGCGCGGCGGCGGTGATGGCCGTCCTGCTCATCACCTACCTCATCCACCTCGGGCACTCACCCGTCCTGGCCGCCACGCTGGCCGGACTTCTGGGGGTGCTGTCGGTGACCGGACGGCTGCTCACCACCGGCCTGCAACGCCGCCTGCCCGCCGCGCTCATCGCCGCTGCGATCTTCGCCCTGCAGGGCGTGGCCGTTCTGCTGCTGCCGCTGGTCGGGCGCACGGTGCCGGGTGCCGTCGGCTGCGTGCTGGGATTCGGGCTCGGCTTCGGCATCGCCTCCATCACCCTGCCGCACCTGCTGGTCGGCCGGTACGGCACCGCCGCCTACGCCTCGTTGTCCGGTCGTATCGCGGTCTTCTCCGTCGCCGACAAGGCCCTCGCTCCGCTGGGAGCGGTCGCACTCGCCCAAGCCGTGGGCTCCGTCTGGGTGATGGGAGCGGTCGCCACCGCCTGCGCGATCGCCGCGTTGGCCTTGGCCGCCTACCATCGCGTATAA
- a CDS encoding ArsR/SmtB family transcription factor: protein MELLELLECSPPLTREPLDAEQAAGVARVFKALGDPVRLRIVSIVASRQGGEVCVCDITDAFELSQPTISHHLKVLKDVGLLASERRASWVYYRLVPDTLAELSALLNTPATI from the coding sequence ATGGAACTGCTCGAACTCCTGGAGTGCAGCCCGCCTCTGACACGCGAGCCGCTGGACGCCGAGCAGGCCGCGGGCGTGGCGCGGGTGTTCAAGGCGCTGGGCGATCCGGTGCGGCTGCGGATCGTGTCGATCGTGGCCAGCCGTCAGGGCGGCGAGGTGTGCGTGTGCGACATCACCGACGCTTTCGAGCTGTCGCAGCCGACCATCAGCCACCACCTGAAGGTGCTCAAGGACGTCGGCCTGCTCGCCTCCGAACGCCGCGCCTCCTGGGTCTACTACCGGCTCGTCCCGGACACGCTCGCCGAGTTGTCCGCACTGCTCAACACGCCCGCCACGATATGA
- a CDS encoding ArsR/SmtB family transcription factor produces MTAVTIQCCAPIAREPLSETDAAELSVMLKAVADPVRLRLLSMIGSHAGGEACVCDLTDAFDLTAPTISHHLKVLRTAGLIDGERRGTWVYYRIIPEAVNKLGALFAPLTEPAPGRPGELELTPV; encoded by the coding sequence ATGACCGCCGTCACGATCCAGTGCTGCGCACCGATCGCGCGCGAGCCGCTGTCGGAGACCGACGCCGCCGAGCTCTCGGTCATGCTCAAGGCCGTCGCCGACCCCGTACGGCTGCGCCTGCTGTCGATGATCGGATCCCACGCCGGCGGCGAGGCCTGCGTGTGCGACCTCACCGACGCCTTCGACCTGACCGCCCCCACCATCTCCCACCACCTCAAGGTCCTGCGTACGGCGGGCTTGATCGACGGTGAGCGGCGCGGCACCTGGGTCTACTACCGGATCATCCCCGAGGCGGTGAACAAGCTGGGCGCCCTGTTCGCGCCGCTCACCGAGCCCGCGCCCGGCAGGCCGGGTGAGCTGGAGCTCACCCCCGTATGA
- a CDS encoding FAD-dependent oxidoreductase, whose product MSDRCCGTTAVEIEQIVAPAAPGALPVVVIGAGPVGLAAAAHLAERGQDFLVLEAGERVAASVAQWGHVRVFSPWKYNIDAAAKRLLEADGWSGPDPEWLPTGAELISDYLAPLAKLFGDKVRLGAKAAAISRLGYDRVRTNGREDVPFLIRLDGGEELRARAIIDASGTYVTPNVLGASGLPAYGEAEAGELVDHALPDVLGADRAAYEGRHTLVVGAGHSAATTLLALAQLDNAQITWAIRAGSAGRSYGGGAADALPARGALGTRLRAHVESGRIQLLAGFFTHSVTRSGGQVSVVSRDPSGAEQTVTVDRIVAATGYRPDHSIASELRLDLDPILGSTRRLAPLIDPNQHSCGTVPAHGVDELSHPEPGYYAVGVKSYGRAPTFLMATGYEQVRSVVAAIAGDWEAARDVQLDLPETGVCSSNLAEAQEQRVGLATGISGGLLATPLPLATVGASSDGGGCCG is encoded by the coding sequence GCACCACCGCCGTCGAGATCGAGCAGATCGTGGCACCCGCCGCGCCCGGCGCGTTGCCGGTCGTGGTCATCGGCGCCGGCCCGGTGGGGCTGGCCGCCGCCGCGCACCTGGCCGAGCGCGGTCAGGACTTCCTGGTCCTGGAGGCGGGCGAGCGGGTGGCCGCCTCGGTCGCGCAGTGGGGTCACGTCCGGGTGTTCAGCCCGTGGAAGTACAACATCGACGCTGCCGCCAAGCGCCTGCTGGAGGCCGACGGCTGGAGCGGGCCGGACCCCGAGTGGCTGCCCACCGGAGCTGAGCTGATCAGTGACTATCTCGCTCCGCTGGCCAAGCTGTTCGGGGACAAGGTACGGCTGGGCGCCAAGGCGGCGGCGATCAGCCGCCTCGGTTATGACCGGGTCCGGACCAACGGCCGCGAAGACGTCCCGTTCCTGATCCGTCTCGATGGCGGTGAGGAGTTGCGGGCCCGCGCGATCATCGACGCCTCGGGCACCTATGTCACGCCGAACGTCCTGGGCGCGAGCGGCCTGCCCGCGTACGGCGAGGCGGAGGCGGGCGAGCTGGTCGACCACGCCCTGCCCGACGTGCTCGGCGCCGACCGCGCGGCCTACGAGGGCAGGCACACGCTGGTCGTGGGCGCCGGCCACTCGGCCGCCACCACCCTGCTCGCCCTCGCCCAGCTCGACAACGCCCAGATCACGTGGGCCATCCGCGCGGGCAGCGCCGGCCGTAGTTATGGAGGCGGCGCGGCCGACGCGCTGCCCGCCCGTGGCGCGCTCGGCACCCGCCTGCGCGCCCACGTCGAGTCAGGGCGCATCCAGCTGCTGGCCGGCTTCTTCACCCACTCCGTCACCCGAAGCGGCGGCCAGGTGAGCGTGGTCAGCCGCGACCCGTCCGGCGCCGAGCAGACCGTCACGGTGGATCGCATCGTGGCCGCGACCGGCTACCGGCCCGACCACTCCATCGCCTCCGAGCTGCGCCTGGACCTGGACCCGATCCTCGGCTCCACCCGGCGGCTGGCCCCGCTGATCGACCCCAACCAGCACTCCTGCGGCACCGTGCCCGCCCACGGCGTCGACGAGCTGTCCCACCCCGAACCGGGCTACTACGCCGTCGGCGTCAAGAGCTACGGTCGCGCCCCGACGTTCCTGATGGCCACCGGCTACGAGCAGGTCCGCTCGGTCGTCGCCGCGATCGCCGGAGACTGGGAGGCGGCCCGCGACGTGCAGCTCGACCTGCCGGAGACCGGCGTGTGCTCCTCCAACCTCGCCGAGGCCCAGGAGCAGCGCGTCGGCCTGGCCACCGGGATCAGCGGCGGCCTGCTGGCCACCCCGCTGCCCCTGGCCACCGTCGGCGCCTCCAGCGACGGCGGCGGCTGCTGCGGCTGA
- the arsB gene encoding ACR3 family arsenite efflux transporter, whose amino-acid sequence MSSTTKSSGVIGGLSTLDRFLPVWIGLAMAAGLLLGRLVPGLDTALEAVKIGEISLPIALGLLLMMYPVLAKVRYDRLDTVTGDRRMLIASLVLNWVVGPALMFALAWALLPDLPEYRTGLIIVGLARCIAMVLIWNDLACGDREAAAVLVALNSIFQVVAFGALGWFYLELLPGWLGLPEAALDVSAWDIAQYVLIFLGIPLLAGYLSRKLGERAKGRDWYETRFLPKIGPIALYGLLFTIVILFALQGHTISERPLEVARIALPLLAYFFLMWGGSFLAGRAIGLPYDRTSTLAFTAAGNNFELAIAVAVGVFGVTSGQALAGVVGPLIEVPVLVALVYVSLWGRRLFSKETAHA is encoded by the coding sequence ATGTCGTCCACGACCAAGAGCTCGGGTGTGATCGGCGGGCTGTCCACGCTGGACCGGTTCCTGCCGGTGTGGATCGGGCTGGCGATGGCCGCCGGGCTGCTCCTCGGGCGGCTGGTGCCCGGCCTGGACACCGCGCTGGAAGCGGTGAAGATCGGTGAGATCTCGCTGCCGATCGCGCTGGGCCTGCTGCTGATGATGTACCCGGTGCTGGCCAAGGTCCGCTACGACCGCCTCGACACCGTCACCGGCGACCGCCGCATGCTCATCGCGTCGCTGGTGCTGAACTGGGTGGTCGGCCCGGCGCTGATGTTCGCGCTGGCCTGGGCGCTGCTGCCCGACCTGCCCGAGTACCGCACCGGCCTGATCATCGTCGGGCTCGCCCGGTGCATCGCCATGGTGCTCATCTGGAACGACCTCGCCTGCGGCGACCGTGAGGCCGCCGCCGTCCTGGTCGCGCTCAACTCGATCTTCCAGGTGGTGGCGTTCGGCGCGCTCGGCTGGTTCTACCTGGAACTGCTGCCCGGCTGGCTCGGCTTGCCCGAGGCCGCGCTGGACGTCTCGGCGTGGGACATCGCCCAGTACGTACTGATCTTCCTCGGCATCCCCCTGCTGGCCGGATACCTGTCACGCAAGCTGGGCGAACGCGCCAAGGGCCGCGACTGGTACGAGACCCGCTTCCTGCCCAAGATCGGCCCGATCGCCCTGTACGGGCTGCTGTTCACCATCGTCATCCTGTTCGCCCTGCAGGGGCACACGATCAGCGAACGCCCTCTGGAGGTGGCCCGCATCGCGCTGCCGCTGCTGGCCTACTTCTTCCTCATGTGGGGCGGCTCGTTCCTCGCCGGGCGGGCCATCGGCCTGCCCTACGACCGCACCTCCACACTCGCCTTCACCGCCGCCGGCAACAACTTCGAACTGGCCATCGCGGTGGCCGTCGGCGTGTTCGGCGTCACCTCCGGCCAGGCCCTCGCCGGGGTCGTCGGCCCGCTCATCGAGGTCCCGGTCCTGGTCGCCCTGGTTTACGTCAGCCTGTGGGGCCGACGCCTGTTCAGCAAGGAGACCGCTCATGCCTAG